The proteins below are encoded in one region of Belonocnema kinseyi isolate 2016_QV_RU_SX_M_011 chromosome 1, B_treatae_v1, whole genome shotgun sequence:
- the LOC117180338 gene encoding LIM/homeobox protein Awh-like, with amino-acid sequence MECGGCGERVRERTVLCVGGRTWHSRCLRCCACARPLHDQHSCFLRGTRLYCRHDYALTFGAKCAKCGRSVGAGDWVRRARERVYHLACFACDACSRQLSTGEQFALLDARLLCKAHYLDVVEGNNTSSDEGGDSESGHKGGNKAKRVRTTFTEEQLSVLQANFQLDSNPDGQDLERIAHVTGLSKRVTQVWFQNSRARQKKHLHTGKMKGQHAHQSPPNSTASPADFGRHINLHLTYSFQHHQQQHQQQAQLSPATCKSPTPSLYQNHGSSRRRKKLRNSAGSTYYNNNSHLVRK; translated from the exons ATGGAGTGTGGTGGCTGTGGAGAACGAGTACGAGAGCGGACAGTGTTGTGCGTTGGCGGACGAACCTGGCACTCGAGGTGCTTAAGGTGTTGTGCTTGTGCCAGGCCTTTGCACGACCAACACTCTTGCTTCCTTCGTGGCACGCGTCTTTACTGCAGGCACGACTATGCTCT AACTTTCGGAGCAAAGTGCGCTAAATGCGGTAGAAGCGTGGGTGCGGGCGATTGGGTGAGAAGAGCTAGAGAAAGGGTCTACCACTTGGCCTGCTTCGCGTGTGACGCCTGTTCACGCCAATTATCGACCGGGGAGCAATTCGCTCTCCTGGATGCTCGATTGCTCTGCAAGGCTCACTATCTTGATGTGGTCGAAGGGAACAACACGTCGTCAGATG aAGGCGGTGACTCCGAAAGCGGCCATAAAGGCGGAAATAAAGCCAAAAGGGTAAGGACAACCTTCACAGAGGAGCAACTGTCTGTTCTCCAGGCCAACTTTCAACTCGATAGCAATCCTGACGGTCAGGATCTGGAAAGAATAGCTCACGTGACCGGGCTGAGCAAGAGGGTGACCCAAGTCTGGTTCCAAAACTCGAGGGCGAGACAAAAGAAACATCTGCACACGGGAAAGATGAAGGGGCAGCACG CTCATCAGTCACCACCAAATTCAACAGCGTCACCTGCTGATTTTGGCCGGCATATCAATCTACATTTGACGTACTCATTTCAACATCATCAGCAACAACATCAACAACAGGCGCAGCTGAGTCCGGCAACTTGCAAAAGTCCAACGCCTTCTTTATATCAAAATCATG GAAGCTCacgaagaagaaaaaaacttcgaaattcTGCCGGTAGCACATATTACAATAATAATTCGCATCTAGtcaggaaataa